A stretch of the Oenococcus sp. UCMA 16435 genome encodes the following:
- the manA gene encoding mannose-6-phosphate isomerase, class I, whose protein sequence is MIEPLFLKPYFQPKIWGGRKLEKEFSYQLPAGDIGECWAISAHPHGPSVITNGELSGLSLAEAYQKYPEYFGNPKAKVFPLLTKILDAEASLSVQVHPDDDYAEEHEHELGKTECWYILKADPDAYLIYGHHAKSRQELSDLIYQGAWDKLLRKVPVKTGDFVYVPSGTIHALNKGIMALETQQSSDTTYRLYDYDRVDRASGKKRELHLKQSIDVTTVPFQEPKLNIQTKYIASSKIVSYLKPPISPFFAVWQWDINGETTLRHEISPYTLVSVIEGNGLINISGKSYPLKKGQHFILPAQIGSWTLDGTMRLIASEAAEV, encoded by the coding sequence ATGATCGAACCGTTATTTTTAAAGCCTTATTTTCAGCCGAAGATTTGGGGCGGGCGAAAACTTGAAAAAGAATTTTCCTATCAATTACCAGCAGGAGACATTGGCGAATGCTGGGCTATTTCGGCTCATCCCCATGGGCCAAGCGTAATAACGAATGGTGAATTAAGTGGGCTTAGTTTAGCTGAAGCATATCAAAAGTATCCTGAATATTTTGGTAATCCGAAGGCAAAAGTATTTCCTTTGTTGACGAAAATATTGGATGCTGAAGCTAGTCTTTCGGTACAAGTTCATCCTGATGATGATTACGCAGAGGAACATGAACACGAATTAGGCAAGACTGAGTGCTGGTATATTTTAAAAGCCGATCCCGATGCATATCTGATCTATGGCCATCATGCAAAATCACGTCAAGAGCTATCTGATTTGATTTATCAGGGAGCTTGGGATAAATTGTTACGAAAAGTTCCAGTCAAAACTGGTGATTTCGTTTACGTGCCAAGCGGAACGATCCATGCCCTTAATAAGGGCATTATGGCCCTTGAAACACAGCAGTCCAGCGATACAACTTATCGTCTTTACGATTATGATCGTGTCGATCGGGCAAGCGGTAAAAAGCGTGAATTGCATCTTAAACAGTCAATCGATGTGACAACCGTTCCTTTTCAGGAACCGAAATTAAATATTCAAACAAAATATATTGCTTCTTCTAAGATAGTTTCTTATCTTAAACCACCTATATCGCCTTTTTTTGCTGTTTGGCAGTGGGATATCAATGGAGAAACAACTCTTCGCCATGAAATATCTCCTTATACATTAGTTTCGGTAATTGAAGGAAACGGATTGATTAATATCAGTGGGAAAAGTTATCCCCTTAAAAAGGGTCAACACTTTATTTTGCCGGCACAAATTGGTTCTTGGACATTAGATGGCACAATGCGCTTGATTGCTTCGGAAGCAGCTGAAGTTTAG
- a CDS encoding RDD family protein has translation MERRFQLAAIRILASMIDLIVVYLPFQILCFFIFKDQLLLAVFFGELLFVIYNAVLVSLKNGRTIGKYFAKIRVFNDNSEKNSANALREFCKLLYFVSFPFGLFFLLISLFLLLTTGRALHDFLGQSRIVSDREYKRIVATNE, from the coding sequence ATGGAGCGTCGTTTTCAATTGGCTGCCATTCGAATTTTGGCGAGCATGATTGATTTAATTGTTGTCTATTTACCTTTTCAAATCCTCTGTTTTTTTATTTTTAAAGATCAGTTGCTTTTAGCAGTTTTTTTCGGTGAATTATTGTTTGTTATTTATAATGCAGTTCTTGTTAGTTTAAAAAATGGTCGGACAATCGGAAAGTATTTTGCTAAAATCAGGGTTTTTAACGATAATAGTGAAAAAAATTCAGCAAATGCGCTTCGAGAGTTTTGTAAGCTGCTTTATTTTGTCTCTTTTCCTTTCGGATTGTTTTTTCTGCTTATTTCACTTTTTCTTCTATTAACAACCGGTAGGGCTCTTCATGATTTTCTTGGTCAAAGTCGAATTGTTTCCGATAGAGAATATAAAAGGATTGTTGCGACAAATGAATGA